One window of Manihot esculenta cultivar AM560-2 chromosome 17, M.esculenta_v8, whole genome shotgun sequence genomic DNA carries:
- the LOC110604364 gene encoding 50S ribosomal protein L13 has protein sequence MASQAAASFNGNMKKALAGLRRINLEGLRWRVFDAKGQVLGRLASQISTVIQGKDKPIYAPYRDDGDMCIVLNAKDICVTGRKMTDKFYRWHTGYVGHLKERSLKDQMAKDPTEVIRKAVLRMLPRNKLRDDRDRKLRIFAGSEHPFGDRPLEPYVMPPRTVREMRPRARRAMVRAQKKAQQQLHAANDVRKSRKKEAEAEVTE, from the exons AAAGCACTTGCTGGCCTCAGACGTATCAACCTGGAAGGTTTGCGATGGAGAGTATTTGATGCCAAAGGCCAG GTCCTTGGAAGATTAGCATCTCAAATATCAACAGTAATTCAAGGCAAGGATAAGCCAATATATGCCCCTTATCGCGATGATGGGGATATGTGCATTGTGCTTAATGCAAAGGATATATGTGTTACAGGGAGAAAGATGACGGATAAGTTTTATCGCTGGCATACTGG GTATGTGGGCCATCTCAAGGAAAGAAGCTTAAAGGATCAGATGGCAAAGGACCCTACAGAAGTAATACGGAAAGCAGTGTTGCGCATGCTTCCAAGAAATAAATTGCGTGAT GACAGAGATAGAAAATTGAGGATTTTTGCTGGAAGTGAGCACCCCTTTGGTGATCGGCCTCTTGAGCCATATGTAATGCCTCCTAGAACAGTACGAGAGATGCGGCCACGTGCTAGACGAGCCATGGTTCGAGCTCAGAAAAAAGCTCAGCAGCAATTACATGCTGCTAATGATGTGAGAAAAAGCAGAAAGAAAGAAGCTGAAGCAGAAGTGACCGAGTAA
- the LOC110604362 gene encoding phosducin-like protein 3: MADYHFVYKDVEGASTQWDDIQRKLGNLPPKPPAFKPPSFTPAPDEDSIPKDKSWIDEKTEEELEDLEDDLNDDRFLEEYRKKRIAEMREAAKISRFGSVIPISGSDFVREVTEASHDVWVVVILYKDGYQECGVLLRCLEELATRYPATKFVKIISTDCIPNYPDRNLPTLLVYSNGAVKANYVGLHSFGRRCTPEGVALVLCQLGPVLNDGQSGRDSSRETIMEGERRRLIEKVIKEHEDDDDGSSSD; the protein is encoded by the exons atGGCGGACTATCACTTTGTTTACAAGGACGTGGAAGGAGCTTCGACTCAGTGGGATGATATACAGAGAAAGCTTGGGAATTTACCTCCAAAACCGCCTGCTTTCAAGCCACCATCCTTCACTCCAGCTCCAGACGAAGATTCGATTCCTAAAGATAAGTCCTGGATCGATGAAAAGACTGAAGAAGAGCTCGAAGACCTCGAAGATGATCTTAACGACGATCGATTCCTCGAAGAATACAG GAAGAAGAGGATAGCTGAGATGAGAGAAGCAGCTAAAATTTCGAGATTTGGATCAGTGATTCCAATTTCAGGTTCAGATTTTGTTAGAGAGGTGACTGAAGCTAGCCATGATGTTTGGGTTGTTGTGATTCTCTACAAAGATGG ATACCAGGAATGTGGAGTACTTCTGCGATGTCTGGAAGAGTTGGCAACAAGATATCCTGCTACAAAGTTCGTTAAGATCATATCCACAGATTGTATACCGAATTACCCAGATCGTAATCTTCCCACTTTATTGGTCTACAGTAATGGTGCAGTGAAAGCAAATTATGTGGGTTTGCATAGTTTTGGCCGGCGATGCACTCCTGAAG GTGTTGCATTAGTTCTTTGTCAATTGGGCCCTGTACTAAATGATGGTCAGAGTGGACGTGATTCATCAAGAGAGACTATCATGGAAGGAGAACGGAGGAGGCTCATAGAGAAAGTTATTAAGGAGCacgaggatgatgatgatggatCATCTAGTGATTAG
- the LOC110604361 gene encoding COP9 signalosome complex subunit 3 gives MNPIESVVTQIQGLSSSATDVSVLNTYLKQAEESLYTESTRLLPFLDHLDPSIHSLGYLYILDACTSGPISKEQAKTLVLIFARFITSCVADQIRLASDKFISVCKRFKDQVMLLEAPMQGVAPMLSAVRKLQSSSAHLTALHPDFLQLCLLSKCYRTGFSVLEEDIFEVDQPRDLFLYCYYGGMVCIGQKRFQKALELLHNVVTAPMSSINAIAVEAYKKYILVSLIHRGQFSANLPKYASSAAQRNLRNFCQPYIELVNSYTTGKIAELETYVQTNREMFGSDNNLGLVKQVVSSMYKRNIQILTQTYLTLSLQDIANTVQLNSSKEAEMHVLQMIQDGEIYATINQRDGMVRFLEDTEQYKTCEMIENIDSSIQRIMELSKKLTTIDEQMSCDPLYLAKAGRERQRFDFDDFDTAPQKFNI, from the exons ATGAACCCTATAGAATCGGTGGTCACGCAAATCCAAGGGCTATCGAGCAGCGCCACAGATGTCTCTGTGCTTAATACTTACTTGAAACAGGCAGAAGAGTCGCTTTATACCGAGTCCACTCGGTTATTGCCATTCCTCGACCATCTTGACCCGTCCATACATTCTCTCGGTTACCTCTATATACT AGACGCATGCACATCGGGTCCAATTTCTAAAGAGCAAGCCAAAACATTGGTCTTAATCTTTGCCAGGTTCATCACTTCTTGTGTTGCAGACCAGATTCGTTTGGCGTCTGATAAGT TCATATCTGTTTGCAAGAGGTTTAAGGACCAAGTTATGCTGCTTGAAGCACCTATGCAGGGGGTAGCTCCAATGCTATCTGCTGTACGAAAGCTCCAGTCTTCATCTGCACATTTGACCGCTTTGCATCCAGATTTCCTTCAGCTTTGCTTATTGTCAAAGTGCTATAGAACTGGTTTTTCTGTACTGGAGGAGGATATTTTTGAGGTTGATCAGCCTAGGGACCTGTTTCTCTATTGTTATTATGG AGGAATGGTGTGCATTGGACAAAAACGCTTTCAAAAAGCATTAGAGCTTCTGCATAAC GTTGTTACTGCTCCTATGTCTTCTATAAATGCTATAGCTGTTGAAGcttacaaaaaatatatattggtTTCTCTCATTCACCGGGGACAG TTCTCTGCCAATCTCCCTAAATATGCTTCCTCAGCAGCTCAGAGGAACCTGAGGAACTTCTGTCAg CCATACATCGAATTGGTAAATAGTTATACCACTGGAAAAATTGCAGAACTAGAGACATATGTCCAGACAAACAGGGAGATGTTTGGAAGT GACAATAATCTTGGACTGGTTAAGCAGGTTGTATCATCTATGTATAAGAGAAATATACAGATATTGACCCAGACATATTTGACTCTCTCCCTCCAAGATATAGCCAACACGGTGCAACTCAATagctcaaaagaggcagaaatGCATGTGCTTCAGATG ATCCAAGATGGTGAAATATATGCAACAATCAACCAAAGAGATGGGATGGTTAGATTCCTAGAAGACACTGAGCAATATAAAACTTGTGAGATGATTGAGAATATTGACTCCTCAATACAGAG GATAATGGAACTGTCAAAGAAGTTAACTACAATAGATGAACAAATGTCATGTGATCCCTTATACCTAGCGAAG GCTGGGAGAGAGCGTCAGAGATTtgactttgatgattttgacaCTGCTCCTCagaaatttaatatatga